From the Polaribacter tangerinus genome, the window AAATACCAAGTGTCAACTTACAAGACTTTCTCTCAGAGGACAATACTCGAAAAAATAACTTTATAAAAGAAATAGGTCATGCTTACGAAAACATTGGCTTTGTGGCACTTAAAGGACATTTTTTAGAAGAATCTTTAGTAGATAATTTATATGCCGAAATTAAAAAATTCTTTGATTTACCAACGGATATAAAACAACAATATGAAATTCCGGGTATTGGAGGACAAAGAGGCTACGTTTCTTTTGGTAAAGAGTCTGCAAAAGGAAAAAAAGAGGCAGATTTAAAAGAGTTTTGGCATTTTGGACAATATGTAGAAAATGATATTGAAAGAGAAAAGGAATATCCTAATAATGTAATAGTAAAAGAACTTCCAGAGTTTAATAATGTAGGAAAACAAGCCTACAAAATGTTAGAAAAAACCGCAAAATTTGTCTTACGCTCTTTGGCATTGCACCTAAATTTAGAAGAAACTTATTTTGATGGATATATAAAAAATGGAAATAGTATTTTAAGACCAATTCATTATCCACCTATACAAACAGCTCCTAAAGGTGCAGAACGAGCTGCTGCTCATGGAGATATTAATTTAATTACCCTATTGATGGGCGCACAAGGTAAAGGCTTGCAAGTTCAAAATCATCATGGAGATTGGATTGATGCTGTTGCCGAGCCAGATGAATTAATGATAAATGTGGGAGACATGCTATCTAGACACAGTAATAATAAATTAAAATCGACTATTCATAGAGTTATCAACCCTCCAAAAGAATTATGGGGAACCTCGAGGTATTCGATACCATTTTTTCTACACCCAATTTCTGAAATGAAACTTAACGTTTTAGAGAATTGTATTGATGAAAATAACCCTAAAAGATATGAAGATATTACAGCTGGAGAATTTTTAGAAGAGCGATTAAAAGAATTAGGATTAAAAAAATAAGCCTTATAATGGATTTAAAAGACCAACTAAAAAACTTATTTCCAGATCATAAAGAGTTAGAGATACCAAAAGATAAAAAATCTAATATTTGGTTACAAGAAGCTCCTATAATATGCAAATATGAAAAAAGAAAAGGAAAACCAATTACAATTTTAGAGGGATATACAGGAGCCACATCTGATTTTAAAATTTTAGCAAAAGAAATTAAAACCAAACTTTCTGTAGGCGGGAGTTTTAAAGATGATAAAATTATTATTCAAGGAGATTTTAGAGATAAAATTATGCAAATGTTAACAGATAAAGGGTTTAAAGTAAAACGTGTAGGCGGATAATTATTACTAATAAATTATTTTTCTAAATGATTAAAAGAACAAAAAAGTAATGACTTTAAAAGCCTCTGAACTAATTTTAAATGATGATGGTAGCGTGTATCATCTACAGCTGAAACCAGAAAACATTGCTAATACCATTATTTTTGTTGGCGACCAAGATAGAGTTACAGAAATTAGTAACTACTTTGATAGTATTGAATTTACCACACAAAAAAGAGAATTTAAAACAGTAACTGGCTATTATAAAGGAGAAAAATTATCAGTAATTTCTACAGGAATTGGACCAGATAATATAGACATCGTTTTAAACGAATTAGATGCATTGGTAAATATAGATTTATCCACTAGAAAAATAAAAAAACAAATTACATCTTTAAATATCATTAGAATTGGAACCTCTGGCGCATTGCAAAAAGATATTTTAGTAAACTCATTTTTAGTTAGTGAATATGCTTTGGATGTAAACGGAATGTTACAATCTTACAAAACAGCTAAAATCAGTTATCCAGAAATAGAAAATTCTTTTATCGAACATGTAAACTGGAGTTCTTGCAAAGCTCATCCAACACTTATTAAAAGTAGTAATATTTTGTATAAGAAGTTTGTTTCAAAACAAACTGTATCCGGAATTACAGCAACAGCTGGTGGATTTTACGGAGCACAAGGCAGGGTTTTAAGATTGCCTTTGCAAGATGAAAAAATAAACGAAAAAATTACAACCTTTAGTTTTGAAGGAATGAGAATTACTAATTTAGAAATGGAAACATCTGCTATTTATGGCCTTTCTCGTCTTCTTGGTCATCACGCAATTTCTTTAAATGCTATAATTGCCAATAGAGAAAACGGAACGTTTAGTGAAAATTATAAAAAAGTAGTTAAAAATTTAATTGAATATACACTACAGAAAATCGTTGAGTAAATGACAAACTTACAAGTTGGTGGCGTGCCAGAACACTTTAATTATCCTTGGTATTTAACCCTTAAAAATAAAGAATATACAAAAGAGAATATCAATTTAAGATGGAGAGACTATCCTGGAGGCACTGGTGAAATGTGTAAAGCACTTCGTTCTGGAGAGGTAGATATTGCTGTGGTACTAACAGAAGGAATTATTAAAGATATTGCTGCTGGTAACCCATCTAAAATAGTACAAACATATGTAAAATCTCCCTTAATTTGGGGAATTCATGTAGCTGAAAATTCAAGATTTAAAGAAATTAAAGATTTAAAAAATGCCACAATAGCAATTAGTAGATTTGGCTCTGGATCTCATTTAATGGCTATTGTAAATGCTTTTAACCAAGGATGGAATATTGACGATTTAAAATTTAAGGTAGTGGGTAATCTTCAAGGAGGTATTGATGCACTTAAAAATGGAGAAGCAGATTATTTTATGTGGGAGCATTTTACAACAAAACCATTAGTAGATGCTGGTATATTTAGAAGAATAGACGACTGCCCCACTCCATGGCCATGCTTTGTTATTGCTGTA encodes:
- a CDS encoding substrate-binding domain-containing protein, with product MTNLQVGGVPEHFNYPWYLTLKNKEYTKENINLRWRDYPGGTGEMCKALRSGEVDIAVVLTEGIIKDIAAGNPSKIVQTYVKSPLIWGIHVAENSRFKEIKDLKNATIAISRFGSGSHLMAIVNAFNQGWNIDDLKFKVVGNLQGGIDALKNGEADYFMWEHFTTKPLVDAGIFRRIDDCPTPWPCFVIAVRNEVLEHNYDAVKKVLDIINNTTSTFKNIKNIDITLANRYEQQLTDVQKWLQLTTWNDGKPITKNLITRIQNKMLRFNVIKEKKKATDFIKNMYL
- a CDS encoding nucleoside phosphorylase, with the translated sequence MTLKASELILNDDGSVYHLQLKPENIANTIIFVGDQDRVTEISNYFDSIEFTTQKREFKTVTGYYKGEKLSVISTGIGPDNIDIVLNELDALVNIDLSTRKIKKQITSLNIIRIGTSGALQKDILVNSFLVSEYALDVNGMLQSYKTAKISYPEIENSFIEHVNWSSCKAHPTLIKSSNILYKKFVSKQTVSGITATAGGFYGAQGRVLRLPLQDEKINEKITTFSFEGMRITNLEMETSAIYGLSRLLGHHAISLNAIIANRENGTFSENYKKVVKNLIEYTLQKIVE
- a CDS encoding translation initiation factor — its product is MDLKDQLKNLFPDHKELEIPKDKKSNIWLQEAPIICKYEKRKGKPITILEGYTGATSDFKILAKEIKTKLSVGGSFKDDKIIIQGDFRDKIMQMLTDKGFKVKRVGG
- a CDS encoding isopenicillin N synthase family dioxygenase, with product MNKIPSVNLQDFLSEDNTRKNNFIKEIGHAYENIGFVALKGHFLEESLVDNLYAEIKKFFDLPTDIKQQYEIPGIGGQRGYVSFGKESAKGKKEADLKEFWHFGQYVENDIEREKEYPNNVIVKELPEFNNVGKQAYKMLEKTAKFVLRSLALHLNLEETYFDGYIKNGNSILRPIHYPPIQTAPKGAERAAAHGDINLITLLMGAQGKGLQVQNHHGDWIDAVAEPDELMINVGDMLSRHSNNKLKSTIHRVINPPKELWGTSRYSIPFFLHPISEMKLNVLENCIDENNPKRYEDITAGEFLEERLKELGLKK